From a single Chitinophaga sp. Cy-1792 genomic region:
- the tsaE gene encoding tRNA (adenosine(37)-N6)-threonylcarbamoyltransferase complex ATPase subunit type 1 TsaE yields MRWTFSQEELPVIARDFWKEYGNRRVFTLEGPMGAGKTTLVKALCAAAGVSDTTASPTFSIINEYNYKDDTGKIRRIYHLDLYRLRDEDEAITAGVEDTIYQDAISFIEWPDVIAALLPDDTVHLQISVLPDQKRELREADPRNK; encoded by the coding sequence ATGCGTTGGACATTTTCACAGGAAGAATTACCGGTAATTGCCCGTGATTTCTGGAAGGAGTATGGAAACAGAAGAGTATTTACATTAGAAGGCCCTATGGGTGCCGGCAAAACAACGTTGGTAAAAGCATTATGTGCAGCAGCCGGCGTATCAGATACCACTGCCAGTCCCACCTTCTCGATTATTAATGAATATAATTACAAAGATGACACCGGTAAAATCCGCCGGATATATCATCTGGATCTCTATAGATTAAGGGATGAAGATGAGGCGATTACAGCAGGTGTCGAAGACACAATCTATCAGGATGCCATTAGTTTTATAGAATGGCCGGACGTAATAGCAGCATTGCTTCCCGACGACACCGTTCACCTTCAGATCAGTGTATTACCTGATCAAAAAAGGGAGCTGCGTGAAGCGGACCCAAGAAACAAATAA
- a CDS encoding endonuclease/exonuclease/phosphatase family protein has translation MKKAIIGCLLTLFTGSVFAQQPLHVMTFNIRMNTPDDSLNAWPYRKDKVAATVKFYDVTTLGVQEALYDQMQDLRQLLPGFKSIGVGRDDGKNGGEFSAIFYDTTRLQALEQQTFWLSETPDVAGKKGWDAACNRVVTWAKFKDKKSGKLFYHFNTHFDHMGKIARRESAKLLLAQVNKIAGTTPAIITGDFNATPDDEPIRIITDVSDRLHLTDSKERSKTPHFGPVGTFNGWHTGEVEAAPIDYIFLKNKIAVLKHATISETWGGRYASDHFSVLAELQLQ, from the coding sequence ATGAAGAAAGCAATAATCGGCTGTCTGCTGACATTATTTACGGGCAGCGTATTTGCGCAGCAGCCCTTACATGTCATGACGTTCAACATCCGCATGAACACACCTGACGACAGTCTGAATGCATGGCCTTACCGTAAAGACAAAGTAGCCGCTACCGTTAAGTTTTATGATGTCACCACCCTGGGCGTACAGGAAGCATTGTATGATCAGATGCAGGATCTTCGTCAGTTGCTGCCAGGATTTAAATCCATTGGTGTAGGTCGTGATGATGGAAAAAATGGTGGTGAGTTCTCTGCTATATTCTATGACACCACGCGTTTGCAGGCATTGGAGCAGCAAACATTCTGGCTGTCGGAAACGCCGGATGTAGCCGGTAAAAAGGGCTGGGATGCCGCCTGTAACCGTGTAGTAACCTGGGCAAAATTCAAGGATAAAAAGAGTGGAAAGCTGTTTTATCACTTCAATACACACTTCGACCATATGGGAAAAATTGCCAGAAGGGAAAGTGCGAAGTTGTTGTTGGCGCAGGTGAATAAAATTGCGGGTACTACGCCTGCTATTATCACCGGCGATTTCAACGCTACACCGGATGATGAACCTATTCGTATCATCACTGACGTTAGTGACCGCTTACATTTAACAGATAGTAAAGAAAGGAGCAAGACGCCACACTTTGGTCCTGTGGGCACTTTCAACGGATGGCATACCGGGGAGGTGGAAGCTGCACCGATTGATTATATTTTCCTGAAGAATAAGATCGCTGTACTGAAGCATGCAACCATTTCTGAAACCTGGGGTGGCAGATATGCATCTGACCATTTTTCTGTGTTGGCGGAATTACAGCTGCAATAA
- a CDS encoding undecaprenyl-diphosphate phosphatase, translating to MTFFQAIIIAIVEGLTEFLPISSTGHMIIVSSILGISKDEFTKLFEVCIQLGAILAVVVLYWKKFFVFDKNRLNFYIKLAVAVIPALIMGYLFSDKIDQLLESPLTVGITLFLGGIILLFVDKWFQGGTITSENDVNIFTALRIGFYQCLALIPGVSRSAASIIGGMQQKLTRNAAAEFSFFLAVPTMAAATGYKLLKGHKLLLEHPESMKLLLVGNLVAFVVAMLAIKFFIGALKKYGFKMWGYYRIVVGAVIIAALLMGYSLEI from the coding sequence ATGACTTTTTTTCAGGCTATTATCATTGCGATAGTAGAAGGTTTAACGGAGTTTCTGCCAATTTCCTCCACCGGTCATATGATTATTGTGAGCTCTATCCTTGGCATCAGTAAAGACGAATTCACCAAACTTTTTGAGGTATGTATCCAGCTGGGCGCTATCCTGGCGGTAGTGGTACTGTACTGGAAAAAATTCTTCGTTTTCGATAAGAACCGCCTTAATTTCTATATTAAGCTGGCGGTAGCCGTTATCCCGGCGCTTATCATGGGATATCTCTTCAGCGATAAAATTGATCAGCTGCTGGAAAGTCCGCTTACCGTGGGTATCACGTTGTTTCTGGGTGGTATTATCCTGTTATTTGTGGATAAATGGTTCCAGGGTGGTACTATCACGTCTGAAAATGACGTAAATATTTTCACAGCCCTGCGTATCGGTTTCTATCAGTGCCTGGCGCTGATTCCAGGTGTTAGTCGCAGTGCGGCCTCTATTATCGGTGGTATGCAGCAGAAGCTGACCCGCAACGCCGCTGCTGAATTCAGTTTCTTCCTGGCAGTGCCTACTATGGCGGCGGCTACCGGTTATAAACTGCTGAAAGGCCATAAATTGCTCCTTGAGCATCCTGAAAGTATGAAACTCCTGCTGGTAGGTAACCTGGTAGCGTTTGTCGTGGCTATGCTGGCGATCAAATTCTTCATCGGCGCCCTGAAAAAGTATGGGTTTAAAATGTGGGGTTATTATAGAATCGTAGTAGGTGCTGTTATTATTGCAGCGCTGCTGATGGGTTATTCTTTGGAAATATAG
- a CDS encoding peptidoglycan DD-metalloendopeptidase family protein — MLQDVLLQYQSAFQPVIQLLDPAESLMAMDFTRNNTSLTMSVLEDLDRFCRYIDTTLTDNGYRLGIGGYAEHRTIYAVSPHFDAGEEPRRLHLGIDVWGLAGTPVFAPLNGHIHSFRFNDHFGDYGATIILQHQLDGYTFHTLYGHLSITNLQGLYENMPVTAGQQLAFFGVPAENGGWPPHLHFQVIEDMGNYRGDYPGVCRFSEKEKYLRNCPDPDLLMQLNKHIR, encoded by the coding sequence ATGCTACAGGATGTTTTACTTCAATACCAGTCTGCCTTTCAACCGGTAATCCAGTTGCTGGACCCCGCGGAATCCTTGATGGCTATGGACTTCACCAGGAACAATACCAGTCTGACGATGTCGGTACTGGAAGACCTGGACCGATTTTGCAGGTATATTGATACCACTCTTACAGACAACGGTTACAGGCTGGGCATCGGTGGTTATGCAGAGCACCGCACGATCTATGCGGTGAGTCCGCATTTTGATGCCGGAGAAGAGCCCCGCAGACTGCACCTGGGCATAGATGTATGGGGCCTGGCCGGAACGCCCGTTTTTGCGCCTTTAAATGGTCACATACATAGTTTCCGGTTCAATGATCATTTCGGGGATTATGGCGCCACCATTATCCTGCAACATCAGCTGGATGGCTATACTTTTCACACACTATACGGGCATCTCAGCATTACTAACCTCCAGGGGCTATACGAGAATATGCCTGTTACCGCCGGTCAGCAGCTGGCTTTTTTTGGCGTTCCTGCCGAAAACGGAGGATGGCCGCCTCATTTGCACTTTCAGGTAATAGAAGATATGGGAAATTACCGGGGAGATTATCCCGGCGTTTGCCGTTTCAGTGAGAAAGAAAAATACCTGCGTAACTGCCCCGACCCCGACCTGCTGATGCAACTCAATAAACATATCCGTTAA
- a CDS encoding ABC transporter permease, whose translation MAQSGRSSAKKSKPSYLYSIVGVALVLFLLGTLGLVVIHANKLSKYFKESIEVQVILRDNVKESQAIALRDSIASKPYIKTIEYVSKDMAAERFKKEFGEDFINLLQYNPLYASINIKANANYVNADSLNVIEKALSQQPIVREMSYQRVLVSKLNENVQRIGMIILIICGVLCLAVIFLIDNTIRLAMFSNRFLIKTMQMVGATRWFIAKPFDLRSIINGAIAALVAIAGLLALMSLADKMLPELTGMRDNLMIAMLFLGIIVIGIAISLLSTHRSVMKYLRLKLDDLY comes from the coding sequence ATGGCGCAATCAGGAAGATCATCAGCAAAAAAGTCTAAACCATCTTACCTGTACTCTATCGTCGGAGTGGCCCTGGTACTATTCCTCCTGGGAACCCTTGGATTGGTGGTGATACACGCAAATAAACTGAGCAAATACTTTAAGGAAAGTATTGAGGTACAGGTTATTTTAAGAGATAATGTTAAAGAAAGTCAGGCGATTGCCCTCCGCGATTCCATCGCTTCAAAACCATATATCAAAACTATTGAATATGTTTCGAAAGATATGGCGGCGGAGCGTTTCAAAAAGGAATTCGGGGAAGATTTCATCAATCTGCTTCAGTATAATCCATTATATGCCAGCATTAACATAAAAGCGAATGCCAATTATGTAAATGCAGATAGTCTTAATGTAATCGAAAAGGCACTGTCACAGCAGCCTATCGTTCGTGAGATGTCTTACCAGCGTGTGCTGGTAAGCAAACTGAATGAAAACGTACAGCGTATCGGTATGATCATCCTGATTATCTGCGGGGTACTTTGCCTGGCAGTCATTTTCCTGATCGATAATACCATCCGTCTGGCAATGTTCAGCAACCGCTTCCTTATAAAAACCATGCAGATGGTAGGAGCAACCCGTTGGTTTATTGCCAAGCCATTCGATCTGCGCAGCATTATCAATGGTGCTATTGCCGCGCTGGTGGCTATCGCCGGATTACTCGCGCTCATGTCGCTGGCCGATAAAATGCTCCCGGAACTGACCGGTATGCGTGATAATCTTATGATCGCCATGCTTTTCCTGGGAATAATCGTCATCGGTATCGCAATTTCACTCCTGAGCACGCACCGTTCAGTAATGAAATATCTGCGCCTGAAGCTGGATGATCTGTATTAA
- a CDS encoding DUF3098 domain-containing protein: MAKLSIKPNAAQTKPLNPTAVTNETVAERPIFPAANYRLMAVGLVIVIIGFLLMMGGKNDDPTVFKPEDVYSFRRITLAPIVILLGLVFEIYAIMRRPKQEA; this comes from the coding sequence ATGGCTAAACTTAGCATAAAACCTAACGCAGCGCAAACGAAACCGCTTAATCCTACAGCCGTTACGAATGAAACTGTTGCTGAACGCCCTATTTTCCCGGCGGCGAATTACCGCCTGATGGCAGTAGGTCTCGTGATCGTAATTATCGGCTTCCTGCTTATGATGGGTGGAAAAAATGATGATCCAACTGTTTTCAAACCAGAAGACGTATATAGCTTCCGCCGTATCACCCTGGCACCAATTGTAATCCTGCTGGGCCTGGTGTTTGAAATATACGCCATCATGCGCCGTCCTAAACAGGAGGCCTAA
- the leuS gene encoding leucine--tRNA ligase, producing the protein MEYNFRAIEKKWQEQWVNSHAYRVSNDSTKPKCYVLDMFPYPSGAGLHVGHPLGYISTDIYSRYKRLKGFNVLHAMGYDAFGLPAEQYAIETGQHPAVTTAKNIDTFREQLDNIGFSYDWSREINTSDPAYYKWTQWIFLQLFESWYNRTTQKAEAISGLAEIFEKEGNAQHVCPGDRSIQFTAAQWKGYSETEQREVLMQYRLAFLAYAEVNWCAELGTVLANDEVINGVSERGGYPVVKKKMRQWFLRITEYANRLLEGLETVEYSDAMKEMQRNWIGKSQGAEIKFNLKNSTEKVEVYTTRPDTIFGVDFMVIAPEHELVAKITTPEQQDAINSYLEYVQSRSERERMADVKQVTGCFTGAYAINPFDGREIPVWIAEYVLAGYGTGAIMAVPCGDQRDFGFAKHFNLPITNIIGDAFNGEEANPTKDAILQNSGFLNGTDMRKAADIVIDKLEEMGIGRRQVNFKMRDAGFSRQRYWGEPFPIVYKDGIPYAMDAKDLPVQLPHVDHYKPGPEGEGPLANITDWVNIAPGVKRETNTMPGYAGSSWYFLRYMDPHNDKTFADRSITDYWNQVDLYVGGTEHAVGHLLYSRMWTKVLFDLGLIGFHEPFKRLVNQGMIQGSSRFVYRVRGTNEFVSLGLKDSYDTDPIHVDVNIVDGVVLDTERFKAWRSEYADATFILENDQYICGQEVEKMSKRLFNTVNPNDLVEKYGADTFRMYEMFLGPVEQSKPWDTKGIEGVHRFLKKFWRLFIDEQKGLIVTNDNATPEELKVLHTAINKIDSATSSFSFNTAVSAFMICVNDLQTLKCNKRSILESLLILLTPYAPHVAEELWHMVGNADSILDAPYPVYNEAYTKESSFNYPVAMNGKTKAELKLSLDLDDAAIQAAVLADENVQKYLDGKPVKRFVIVKGKMINLVV; encoded by the coding sequence ATGGAATACAATTTCAGGGCAATTGAAAAAAAATGGCAGGAGCAGTGGGTCAATTCCCACGCCTACCGCGTAAGCAACGACAGCACGAAGCCCAAATGTTATGTGCTGGACATGTTCCCATACCCTTCCGGTGCAGGCCTACACGTTGGTCATCCACTCGGGTATATCTCTACGGATATCTATTCTCGCTATAAAAGACTAAAAGGATTTAACGTCCTACATGCAATGGGTTACGATGCTTTCGGCTTACCTGCTGAACAATATGCCATCGAAACCGGCCAGCATCCTGCTGTTACCACCGCAAAAAACATCGATACCTTCCGCGAACAGCTGGATAATATCGGGTTTTCCTACGACTGGTCCAGAGAAATCAACACCAGTGACCCAGCCTATTATAAATGGACACAGTGGATTTTCCTGCAACTCTTCGAAAGCTGGTATAACCGCACCACCCAGAAAGCGGAAGCTATCAGCGGACTGGCAGAGATTTTTGAGAAAGAAGGGAATGCGCAGCATGTATGTCCGGGCGACCGCAGCATCCAGTTCACCGCAGCACAGTGGAAAGGCTATTCAGAGACCGAACAGCGTGAAGTCCTCATGCAGTACCGCCTCGCCTTCCTGGCCTATGCAGAAGTTAACTGGTGTGCCGAACTGGGTACCGTTCTCGCCAACGACGAGGTTATCAACGGCGTAAGTGAGCGTGGTGGCTATCCTGTAGTGAAAAAGAAAATGCGTCAGTGGTTCCTGCGTATCACCGAATACGCCAACCGCCTCCTGGAAGGACTGGAAACAGTTGAATACAGCGACGCCATGAAGGAAATGCAACGCAACTGGATCGGTAAGAGCCAGGGCGCCGAAATTAAATTCAATCTTAAAAATTCTACCGAAAAAGTAGAAGTATATACCACCCGTCCGGATACCATCTTTGGTGTGGACTTTATGGTGATCGCTCCTGAACATGAGCTGGTAGCCAAAATCACTACACCGGAGCAACAGGATGCGATCAACAGCTACCTGGAATATGTGCAGAGTCGCTCGGAACGTGAGCGTATGGCGGATGTTAAACAGGTAACCGGCTGCTTCACAGGCGCCTATGCCATCAATCCTTTTGATGGTCGTGAAATACCTGTATGGATCGCAGAATACGTACTGGCGGGTTATGGTACCGGTGCCATCATGGCCGTACCATGTGGCGACCAGCGCGACTTCGGCTTCGCCAAACACTTCAACCTGCCCATCACCAATATCATTGGTGATGCCTTCAACGGTGAAGAAGCCAACCCGACCAAAGATGCCATCCTGCAGAACAGTGGCTTCCTCAACGGTACCGATATGCGCAAAGCTGCTGATATCGTGATCGATAAACTGGAAGAAATGGGTATCGGCCGCAGACAGGTAAATTTCAAAATGCGTGATGCCGGCTTCAGTCGCCAGCGCTACTGGGGTGAACCATTCCCGATCGTTTACAAAGATGGTATCCCGTATGCCATGGACGCGAAGGATTTGCCAGTACAACTGCCACATGTAGACCATTATAAGCCGGGACCTGAAGGTGAAGGGCCGCTGGCCAACATCACCGACTGGGTAAACATTGCGCCGGGCGTTAAACGCGAAACCAACACCATGCCTGGCTATGCAGGCAGCAGCTGGTATTTCCTGCGTTATATGGACCCGCACAATGATAAAACATTCGCTGACCGCTCCATCACCGACTACTGGAACCAGGTAGATCTTTATGTGGGTGGTACAGAACATGCCGTAGGTCACCTGCTGTACTCCCGTATGTGGACAAAAGTACTCTTCGACCTGGGCCTGATCGGTTTCCATGAGCCTTTCAAACGCCTGGTAAACCAGGGTATGATACAGGGTTCTTCCCGTTTCGTATACCGTGTACGCGGTACCAATGAATTTGTTTCGCTGGGTCTGAAAGACAGCTATGATACAGATCCTATCCACGTAGATGTTAACATCGTAGATGGTGTAGTACTGGATACAGAGAGATTTAAGGCCTGGAGAAGTGAATATGCGGATGCTACCTTTATTCTCGAAAACGACCAGTATATCTGCGGCCAGGAAGTAGAGAAGATGAGTAAGCGTTTGTTCAACACCGTAAACCCTAACGATCTCGTTGAGAAATATGGTGCTGATACCTTCCGTATGTACGAAATGTTCCTGGGGCCTGTAGAGCAGTCCAAACCATGGGATACCAAAGGTATTGAAGGTGTTCACCGCTTCCTGAAGAAATTCTGGCGCCTGTTTATTGACGAACAGAAAGGCCTGATCGTTACGAACGATAACGCTACACCGGAAGAGCTGAAAGTGCTGCATACCGCTATCAATAAGATCGACAGCGCTACCAGCAGTTTCTCATTCAATACGGCGGTAAGTGCCTTCATGATCTGTGTAAACGATCTCCAGACGCTGAAATGCAATAAACGCAGCATTCTTGAGTCATTGCTGATATTGCTGACGCCATACGCACCGCATGTGGCAGAAGAACTGTGGCATATGGTCGGTAATGCTGATAGTATCCTGGATGCACCATATCCGGTTTACAATGAAGCATATACGAAAGAAAGCAGCTTCAACTACCCTGTTGCCATGAACGGTAAAACCAAGGCAGAACTGAAGCTGAGTCTTGATCTCGACGATGCCGCAATTCAGGCAGCAGTGCTGGCTGACGAGAATGTTCAGAAATACCTGGATGGTAAGCCTGTTAAGCGTTTTGTTATTGTTAAAGGCAAGATGATCAACCTGGTAGTGTAA
- a CDS encoding M28 family metallopeptidase has product MKKKLLLFIASALTVGNTYAQKVIKEKDVTRIVSTLASDDMMGRKPGTPGALKAAQFINDEFKKLNLQPLPGTMSYKQEFTKSRLIQQSAAVEVNGKPLDASVYVLGKARNIDWKKDTATYTEVYIQQPKDLRKWLYANSKLQHNVVVFMTPDMLEEHMAERLQYISQKYYDTPQQIENIEAMETPYSVTVIVSSQPVSAADNWTLKAVRQIESVPFTNVAAMIQGSSKPDEYVVFSSHYDHLGILPAVAGDSIANGADDDASGTTAVIELANYFKGTKPQRSLIFVAFTAEEMGGYGSQYFSRKLDPNKVVAMFNIEMIGKESKFGKNSAFITGFERSDFGTILQRNLNGSTFHFYPDPYPDQNLFYRSDNATLARLGVPAHTISTTQIDKDTFYHTVKDEISTLDMSNITSIIQAIATSSATIVNGTDTPTRIKQTQE; this is encoded by the coding sequence ATGAAAAAAAAATTGCTGCTGTTTATCGCCTCTGCCCTGACGGTAGGTAATACCTACGCACAGAAGGTCATTAAAGAAAAAGATGTAACACGTATTGTTTCCACACTGGCCAGCGATGATATGATGGGCCGTAAACCCGGTACCCCCGGTGCTTTGAAGGCAGCCCAGTTTATCAATGATGAGTTTAAAAAACTCAATCTTCAGCCGCTTCCCGGTACAATGTCCTACAAACAGGAGTTTACCAAATCAAGACTGATACAGCAATCAGCTGCTGTTGAAGTAAACGGTAAACCGCTGGACGCAAGTGTTTATGTATTAGGCAAAGCAAGAAATATAGATTGGAAGAAAGATACTGCGACCTATACTGAAGTATATATCCAGCAACCGAAAGACTTACGTAAATGGCTATACGCAAATAGCAAACTGCAGCATAATGTGGTGGTGTTTATGACGCCTGATATGCTGGAAGAGCACATGGCGGAAAGACTGCAATATATTTCGCAGAAATATTACGATACGCCCCAACAGATTGAGAATATAGAAGCGATGGAAACACCTTACAGTGTAACCGTTATTGTTAGTAGTCAACCGGTTTCTGCAGCTGATAACTGGACATTAAAAGCAGTACGTCAGATTGAATCTGTTCCTTTCACTAACGTGGCTGCCATGATACAGGGTAGCAGCAAGCCTGATGAATACGTGGTGTTCTCTTCTCACTACGATCACCTGGGTATACTGCCTGCGGTAGCTGGCGACAGCATTGCAAACGGTGCAGATGATGATGCATCAGGTACCACTGCAGTCATTGAACTGGCAAACTATTTTAAAGGTACAAAGCCGCAGCGCTCGCTGATATTTGTTGCATTCACCGCAGAAGAAATGGGTGGCTACGGTTCACAGTATTTCTCCCGGAAGCTTGATCCAAACAAGGTTGTAGCGATGTTTAATATTGAGATGATTGGTAAGGAATCCAAGTTTGGAAAGAACAGTGCCTTTATTACAGGATTTGAACGTTCTGATTTTGGAACCATTCTGCAACGTAACCTCAATGGCTCTACGTTCCATTTCTATCCTGATCCATATCCTGATCAGAATTTATTCTATCGCTCAGATAACGCTACCCTGGCTCGTTTGGGAGTACCGGCACATACGATCTCTACCACACAAATTGATAAGGATACTTTTTATCATACTGTAAAAGATGAAATCAGTACTTTAGACATGTCGAATATTACTTCCATTATTCAGGCGATAGCGACCAGTTCCGCTACAATCGTTAATGGTACGGACACGCCTACACGAATCAAGCAAACTCAGGAGTAG
- a CDS encoding alanine dehydrogenase, whose product MEQRPKPVVSAGFSYSPLEETLDIPTKNSRLFIGIPKESSFQENRIALTPDAVSILAAHGHHIVVEHKAGDASHFYDTDYSEAGAEILYDRKEVFKAEIIVKSAPLTDDEIELLHPHQIIISPIHLAALKAYQVQRMMDKRITLLSFENLKDDSGTYPIVRAMSEIAGGAVMLIAGQYLSNDNKGKGILLGGITGIPPTKVVIIGAGIVGEFAARTAMALGASVKVFDNNIYKLKRLQNNIGVRVFTSVIQPKVLAEQLRNADVAVGALSSQSGRTPIVVTESMVSNMKAGSVIVDVSIDRGGCFETSEITTHENPVFKKYDVVHYCVPNIPSGFARTASEAISNVLMPLLVEAADDGGFENLVWIKRGVRNGIYLYKGALTNYHLSEKFKLKYTDLELLLAVKG is encoded by the coding sequence ATGGAGCAAAGGCCTAAACCTGTAGTGAGTGCTGGGTTCAGTTATTCGCCACTGGAAGAAACGCTGGATATACCCACCAAGAATTCCCGTTTATTTATCGGTATTCCCAAAGAATCCTCTTTCCAGGAAAACCGTATTGCCCTCACGCCCGATGCTGTCAGCATACTAGCTGCCCACGGCCACCATATTGTGGTGGAGCATAAAGCGGGAGACGCCTCTCACTTTTATGATACCGACTACTCTGAAGCCGGCGCAGAAATCCTTTACGACCGTAAAGAAGTATTTAAAGCAGAGATTATTGTGAAGTCGGCCCCGCTGACCGATGATGAAATCGAGCTGCTGCACCCTCACCAGATCATCATTTCCCCTATACATCTGGCTGCACTGAAAGCCTACCAGGTACAGCGAATGATGGACAAACGTATCACCCTGTTATCTTTCGAGAACCTGAAAGATGATTCAGGCACCTACCCTATTGTACGTGCGATGAGTGAAATTGCCGGCGGCGCCGTCATGCTGATTGCCGGACAATACCTGAGCAACGACAATAAAGGAAAAGGTATACTGCTGGGCGGTATTACCGGTATCCCTCCTACCAAGGTGGTGATTATCGGGGCTGGTATCGTTGGGGAATTTGCTGCCCGTACTGCTATGGCACTCGGCGCATCCGTAAAGGTATTTGACAATAACATCTATAAACTGAAACGTTTACAGAATAATATCGGGGTTCGTGTATTCACCAGCGTTATACAACCCAAAGTGCTGGCTGAACAATTGCGTAATGCCGATGTGGCTGTAGGCGCCCTTTCCAGCCAGAGCGGCCGTACACCTATTGTGGTTACCGAATCCATGGTAAGCAATATGAAAGCCGGTTCCGTTATCGTGGATGTAAGTATCGACCGTGGTGGGTGCTTTGAGACATCCGAAATTACTACGCATGAAAATCCGGTATTCAAGAAATATGATGTGGTGCATTATTGCGTCCCTAATATTCCGTCAGGATTTGCGAGAACAGCCTCAGAAGCCATCAGTAACGTACTGATGCCATTACTCGTAGAAGCTGCGGATGATGGCGGATTTGAGAACCTGGTGTGGATAAAACGCGGGGTACGTAATGGTATCTATCTCTATAAAGGTGCATTGACCAACTACCACCTGAGTGAGAAATTTAAACTGAAATATACTGACCTGGAGCTGTTATTAGCAGTAAAGGGTTAA